One stretch of Sebastes umbrosus isolate fSebUmb1 chromosome 5, fSebUmb1.pri, whole genome shotgun sequence DNA includes these proteins:
- the LOC119488341 gene encoding interferon-induced protein with tetratricopeptide repeats 1-like: MMSAAQSQTTLVSKLEALQCHFTWDLDPSRYKLFHLSYQLEDIGIEEGNSWLGHIYNLRGFVQYKLKLTEDAQSLFNKAAEAFRQMRSADEGPWLVVNYGNLAWLNHHLGDQAESQAYLTKIDALMNKYPSPSQDELHPEIYAEKAWTLMKYSRDRNLAADYFQRAIKMQPDMVEWNTSHVLGLASAFKHSNTGLEADMLEKVRIAKEQDPENLYLAAYYLEQCAKKGERIEDEARELARKVLRNPVSSYSGMKPLIRVYRNYVSIDEAIDLAEEALENHPDERYLKRCAALCYKWWIMLFRDSHPKQSMIDRAISLHEEVISLYPHSSLMKEINLAHIYTKFNQGQAEADQMYRQLLERDLEPREKQVLYNHYAKYLYFDRNEVRSSIRYHMKAAAIPQQSFCYESSITTLKKITAKGGNPMCREIEEFLENLQEP, translated from the exons ATGATGAG TGCTGCTCAGAGTCAAACAACACTGGTGTCCAAACTGGAGGCCCTTCAGTGCCACTTCACCTGGGATCTGGACCCCAGCAGGTACAAACTTTTCCATCTCAGTTACCAGCTGGAGGACATCGGCATagaggagggaaacagctggctggGTCACATTTACAACCTGCGGGGGTTCGTTCAATACAAGCTGAAGTTGACTGAAGACGCCCAGAGTTTGTTCAACAAGGCTGCAGAGGCCTTCCGCCAGATGAGAAGTGCAGATGAGGGTCCCTGGTTAGTGGTGAACTACGGGAACCTGGCTTGGCTGAACCACCACCTGGGAGACCAAGCAGAGAGTCAGGCTTACCTGACAAAGATCGACGCCCTGATGAATAAATACCCATCTCCATCCCAGGACGAGCTCCATCCAGAGATCTACGCTGAAAAAGCCTGGACCCTGATGAAGTACAGCAGAGACAGAAATCTGGCTGCAGATTACTTCCAGAGAGCCATCAAGATGCAGCCGGATATGGTGGAGTGGAACACCAGCCATGTCTTAGGGTTGGCGAGTGCTTTTAAACACAGCAACACGGGGCTGGAGGCTGACATGTTGGAGAAAGTGAGAATCGCCAAGGAACAGGATCCAGAGAACTTGTACCTCGCTGCGTACTACCTTGAGCAATGTGctaagaaaggagagagaattgAAGATGAAGCACGAGAGTTAGCCAGAAAGGTTTTGAGAAATCCCGTCAGCAGCTACAGTGGTATGAAACCATTAATAAGGGTTTACAGAAACTATGTTTCTATTGATGAGGCCATTGATTTGGCAGAGGAggctctggaaaaccatccagaTGAGCGTTATCTGAAGAGATGTGCTGCACTCTGTTACAAATGGTGGATCATGCTTTTCAGGGACAGTCACCCAAAGCAAAGCATGATTGACAGAGCAATCAGTCTCCATGAGGAGGTGATTTCTCTTTACCCTCATTCTTCACTTATGAAGGAAATAAACCTCgcacatatatacacaaaatTCAATCAAGGCCAGGCTGAAGCTGACCAGATGTATCGGCAACTGCTAGAAAGGGATCTGGAACCTCGAGAGAAGCAGGTCCTTTACAACCACTACGCAAAATATTTATACTTCGATCGAAATGAGGTACGAAGTTCAATACGATATCACATGAAGGCGGCAGCGATACCGCAACAATCCTTCTGTTATGAGAGCAGCATCACAACTCTGAAGAAGATTACAGCCAAAGGCGGGAACCCAATGTGTAGAGAAATAGAGGAGTTTCTGGAAAACCTGCAAGAGCCATAG
- the LOC119488351 gene encoding interferon-induced protein with tetratricopeptide repeats 1-like encodes MMSAAQSQTTLESKLEALQCHFTWDLDPSRNKLLRFRDQLEDIGTEEGNSWLGHIYNLRGFIQYKLGLTEDTQSLFNKAAKAFLQMRSEDEGPWLVVNYGNLAWLNHHLGDQAESQAYLTKIDALMNKYPSPSQDELHPEIYAEKAWTLMNFSTDKQLAADYFQRAIKMQPDMVEWNTSHVLVLARAFKHSNTGLEADMLEKVRIAKEQDPENLYLAAYYLEQCAKKGERIEDEVRELARKVLRNPVSSYSGMKPLIRVYSHYVSIDEAIKLADEALENHPDERYLKRCAALCYKWKIINFRESHPKQSMIDRAISLHEEVISLYPHSRFVKEIDLANMYAKSNHGQAKAEQMYQEMLERDLEPPEKQVLYNHYAKYLSFDRKEHESSIRYHMKAAEIPQQSFFHGNSITTLKKITAKGRNRMCREIEEFLENLQEP; translated from the exons ATGATGAG TGCTGCTCAGAGTCAAACAACACTGGAGTCCAAACTGGAGGCCCTGCAGTGCCACTTCACCTGGGATCTGGACCCCAGCAGGAACAAACTTCTCCGTTTCCGTGACCAGCTGGAGGACATTggcacagaggagggaaacagctggctggGTCACATTTACAACCTGCGGGGGTTCATTCAATACAAGCTGGGGTTGACTGAAGACACCCAGAGCTTGTTCAACAAGGCTGCAAAGGCCTTCCTCCAGATGAGAAGTGAAGATGAGGGTCCCTGGTTAGTGGTGAACTACGGGAACCTGGCTTGGCTGAACCACCACCTGGGAGACCAAGCAGAGAGTCAGGCTTACCTGACAAAGATCGACGCCCTGATGAATAAATATCCATCTCCATCCCAGGACGAGCTCCATCCAGAGATCTACGCTGAAAAAGCCTGGACCCTGATGAATTTCAGCACAGACAAACAGCTGGCTGCAGATTACTTCCAGAGAGCCATCAAGATGCAgccggacatggtggagtggaaCACCAGCCACGTCTTAGTGTTAGCGAGAGCTTTTAAACACAGCAACACGGGGCTGGAGGCTGACATGTTGGAGAAAGTGAGAATTGCCAAGGAACAGGATCCAGAGAACTTGTACCTCGCTGCTTACTACCTTGAGCAATGTGctaagaaaggagagagaattgAAGATGAAGTACGAGAGTTAGCCAGAAAGGTTTTGAGAAATCCCGTCAGCAGCTACAGTGGTATGAAACCATTAATAAGGGTTTACAGTCATTATGTTTCTATTGATGAGGCCATTAAATTGGCAGACGAggctctggaaaaccatccagaTGAGCGTTATCTGAAGAGATGTGCTGCACTCTGTTACAAATGGAAGATCATTAATTTTAGAGAAAGTCACCCAAAGCAAAGCATGATAGACAGAGCAATCAGTCTCCATGAGGAGGTGATTTCTCTTTACCCTCATTCTCGATTTGTGAAGGAAATAGACCTCGCAAATATGTACGCAAAATCCAATCACGGCCAGGCTAAAGCTGAGCAGATGTATCAGGAAATGCTAGAAAGGGATCTGGAACCTCCAGAGAAGCAGGTCCTTTACAACCACTACGCAAAATATTTAAGCTTCGATCGAAAGGAGCACGAAAGTTCTATACGATATCACATGAAGGCGGCAGAGATACCACAACAATCCTTCTTTCATGGGAACAGCATCACAACTCTGAAGAAGATTACAGCCAAAGGCAGGAACCGAATGTGTAGAGAAATAGAGGAGTTTCTGGAAAACCTGCAAGAGCCATAG
- the LOC119488349 gene encoding interferon-induced protein with tetratricopeptide repeats 5-like has translation MMSAAQSQTTLESKLEALQCHFTWDLDPSRNKLLRFRDQLEDIGTEEGNSWLGHIYNLRGFIQYKLGLTKDAQSLFNKAAEAFRQMRSADEGPWLVVNYGNLAWLNHHLGDQAESQAYLTKIDALMNKYPSPSQDELHPEVYAEKAWTLMNFSTDKNPAADYFQRAIKMQPDMVEWNTSHVLVLARAFTHSKTGLEADMMEKVRIAKEQDPENLYLAAYYLEQCAKKEERIEDEARELARKVLRNPVSSYSGMKPLIRVYSHYISFDEGIKLADEALENHPDERYLKRCAALCYKWKIINFRESRPKQSMTDRAISLHKEVISLYPHSRFVKEIDLANMYAKSSHGQAKAEQMYQEMLKRDLEPPEQQVLYNHYAKYLSYDRKEYQSSIRYHMKAAAIPHQSFFRGDSIRSLKNIKDKNRSSMCREIEEFLGKLQEP, from the exons ATGATGAG TGCTGCTCAGAGTCAAACAACACTGGAGTCCAAACTGGAGGCCCTGCAGTGCCACTTCACCTGGGATCTGGACCCCAGCAGGAACAAACTTCTCCGTTTCCGTGACCAGCTGGAGGACATCggcacagaggagggaaacagctggctggGTCACATTTACAACCTGCGGGGTTTCATTCAATACAAGTTGGGGCTCACTAAAGACGCCCAGAGTTTGTTCAACAAGGCTGCAGAGGCCTTCCGCCAGATGAGAAGTGCAGATGAGGGTCCCTGGTTAGTGGTGAACTACGGGAACCTGGCTTGGCTGAACCACCACCTGGGAGACCAAGCAGAGAGTCAGGCTTACCTGACAAAAATCGACGCCCTGATGAATAAATACCCATCTCCATCCCAGGATGAGCTCCATCCAGAGGTCTACGCTGAAAAAGCCTGGACCCTGATGAATTTCAGCACAGACAAAAATCCGGCTGCAGATTACTTCCAGAGAGCCATCAAGATGCAgccggacatggtggagtggaaCACCAGCCATGTCTTAGTGTTAGCGAGAGCTTTTACACACAGCAAAACGGGGCTGGAGGCTGACATGATGGAGAAAGTGAGAATCGCCAAGGAACAGGATCCAGAGAACTTGTACCTCGCTGCTTACTACCTTGAGCAATGTGctaagaaagaagagagaattGAAGATGAAGCACGAGAGTTAGCCAGAAAGGTTTTGAGAAATCCCGTCAGCAGCTACAGTGGTATGAAACCATTAATAAGGGTTTACAGTCATTATATTTCTTTTGATGAGGGCATTAAATTGGCAGACGAggctctggaaaaccatccagaTGAGCGTTATCTGAAGAGATGTGCTGCACTCTGTTACAAATGGAAGATCATTAATTTTAGAGAAAGTCGCCCAAAGCAAAGCATGACAGACAGAGCAATCAGTCTCCATAAGGAGGTGATTTCTCTTTACCCTCATTCTCGATTTGTGAAGGAAATAGACCTCGCAAATATGTACGCAAAATCGAGTCACGGCCAGGCTAAAGCTGAGCAGATGTATCAGGAAATGCTAAAAAGGGATCTGGAACCTCCAGAGCAGCAGGTCCTTTACAACCACTACGCAAAATATTTAAGCTACGATCGAAAGGAGTACCAAAGTTCAATACGATATCACATGAAGGCGGCAGCGATACCGCATCAATCCTTCTTTCGTGGGGACAGCATCAGATCTCTGAAGAacattaaagacaaaaacaggagcTCAATGTGTAGAGAAATAGAGGAGTTTCTGGGAAAGCTGCAAGAGCCATAG
- the LOC119488350 gene encoding interferon-induced protein with tetratricopeptide repeats 1-like: MMSAAQSQTTLESKLEALQCHFTWDLDPSRNKLFHLRYQLEDIGTEEGNSWLGHIYNLRGFIQYKLGLTEDAQSLFNKAAEAFRQMRSADEGPWLVVNYGNLAWLNHHLGDQAESQAYLTKIDALKNKYPSPSQDELHPEIYAEKAWTLMKFRSDKKLAADYFQRAIKMQPDMVEWNTSHILVLARAFKDSNTGLEADMLEKVRIAKEQDPENLYLAAYYLEQCAKKGERIEDEARELARKVLRNPVSSYSGMKPLIRVYRNYVSIDEAIELADEALENHPDERYLKRCAALCYKWKIMLFRDSRPEQRMIKRAISLHEEVISLYPHSSLMKELDLAYIYEKFNQGQAKAEQMYRQLLERDLEPPEKQVLYNHYAKYLYFDRKEEQSSIRYHMKAAAIPQHSFCHESSITTLQKIKAKGRSRMCREIEEFLANLQRP; the protein is encoded by the exons ATGATGAG TGCTGCTCAGAGTCAAACAACACTGGAGTCCAAACTGGAGGCCCTGCAGTGCCACTTCACCTGGGATCTGGACCCCAGCAGGAACAAGCTTTTCCATCTCAGGTACCAGCTGGAGGACATCggcacagaggagggaaacagctggctggGTCACATTTACAACCTGCGGGGGTTCATTCAATACAAGCTGGGGTTGACTGAAGACGCCCAGAGTTTGTTCAACAAGGCTGCAGAGGCCTTCCGCCAGATGAGAAGTGCAGATGAGGGTCCCTGGTTAGTGGTGAACTACGGGAACCTGGCTTGGCTGAACCACCACCTGGGAGACCAAGCAGAGAGTCAGGCTTACCTGACAAAGATCGACGCCCTGAAAAATAAATACCCATCTCCATCCCAGGACGAGCTCCATCCAGAGATCTACGCTGAAAAAGCCTGGACCCTGATGAAGTTCAGATCAGACAAAAAACTGGCTGCAGATTACTTCCAGAGAGCCATCAAGATGCAgccggacatggtggagtggaaCACCAGCCACATCTTAGTGTTAGCGAGAGCTTTTAAAGACAGCAACACGGGGCTGGAGGCTGACATGTTGGAGAAAGTGAGAATCGCCAAGGAACAGGATCCAGAGAACTTGTACCTCGCTGCTTACTACCTTGAGCAATGTGctaagaaaggagagagaattgAAGATGAAGCACGAGAGTTAGCCAGAAAGGTTTTGAGAAATCCCGTCAGCAGCTACAGTGGTATGAAACCATTAATAAGGGTTTACAGAAACTATGTTTCTATTGATGAGGCCATTGAATTGGCAGACGAggctctggaaaaccatccagaTGAGCGTTATCTGAAGAGATGTGCTGCACTCTGTTACAAATGGAAGATCATGCTTTTCAGGGACAGTCGCCCAGAGCAAAGAATGATCAAAAGAGCAATCAGTCTCCATGAGGAGGTGATTTCTCTTTACCCTCATTCTTCACTCATGAAGGAACTAGACCTCGCATATATATACGAAAAATTCAATCAAGGCCAGGCTAAAGCTGAGCAGATGTATCGGCAACTGCTAGAAAGGGATCTGGAACCTCCAGAAAAGCAGGTCCTTTACAACCACTACGCTAAATATTTATACTTCGATCGAAAGGAGGAACAAAGTTCAATACGATATCACATGAAGGCGGCAGCGATACCGCAACATTCCTTCTGTCATGAGAGCAGCATCACAACTCTGCAGAAGATTAAAGCCAAAGGCAGGAGCCGAATGTGTAGAGAAATAGAGGAGTTTCTGGCAAACCTGCAAAGACCATAG